One segment of Drosophila mauritiana strain mau12 chromosome 3R, ASM438214v1, whole genome shotgun sequence DNA contains the following:
- the LOC117145134 gene encoding probable prefoldin subunit 5 translates to MAATPSAPAKSEMIDLTKLSPEQLIQIKQEFEQEMTNLQDSLSMLHGCKAKYAGSKEALETFQPNWENRQILVPLTSSMYVPGRVKDLNRFVIDIGTGYYIEKDLEGSKDYFKRRVEYMQEQIEKIEKIHLQKTRFFNSVMGVLEMKQAAAAKMQSQEQSQPAVTQSS, encoded by the exons ATGGCTGCCACCCCAAGCGCTCCCGCCAAGTCAGAGATGATCGACCTGACCAAATTGAGTCCGGAACAGCTGATTCAGATCAAGCAGGAGTTCGAGCAG GAAATGACCAACTTACAGGACTCGCTGTCGATGCTACACGGCTGCAAAGCCAAGTACGCCGGCTCCAAGGAGGCGCTGGAAACCTTTCAACCCAACTGGGAGAACCGTCAGATCCTGGTGCCCCTGACCAGCAGTATGTATGTGCCAGGACGGGTCAAGGATCTCAACAGGTTCGTCATAGACATCGGGACCGGCTACTACATTGAAAAG GATCTGGAAGGCTCCAAAGACTACTTCAAGCGACGCGTGGAGTACATGCAGGAGCAGATCGAGAAAATCGAGAAGATCCACCTGCAAAAGACGCGCTTCTTTAACTCAGTAATGGGTGTGCTGGAGATGAAGCAGGCTGCTGCAGCGAAAATGCAGTCGCAGGAGCAATCGCAGCCAGCGGTTACCCAGAGCTCCTAG
- the LOC117145133 gene encoding uncharacterized protein LOC117145133 — MADHNEDEAVGGDLNNNITANGQEEVRLPEQPQNELLDMVFTLESEKQALLEESRKRIGALRKDFEETKVENERLKRRVVQLEQSLKQSVMLGGTDAPKSRQEQEELLLKAKTLLFEKTKVNKQQEQQISVLRTQVDSIKDVLQVTKDMLQLKTAECDHTQARLEKSQQWIKAEQDKCVLTEKKLAISKGVYDKLRSEYDTQSQIFKDLKSAYEQKVKVLTKALAEAKK; from the exons ATGGCCGATCATAACGAAGATGAAGCTGTTGGCGGTGACCTAAACAACAATATCACAGCCAATGGGCAGGAGGAAGTGCGTCTGCCGGAGCAGCCGCAGAACGAACTGCTGGACATGGTTTTCACGTTGGAAAGCGAAAAACAGGCACTGCTAGAGGAGTCTCGCAAGCGGATCGGAGCACTCCGCAAAGACTTTGAG GAAACCAAGGTGGAAAATGAGCGGTTAAAGCGGCGAGTGGTCCAGTTGGAGCAGTCGCTCAAGCAGTCCGTCATGCTGGGCGGCACAGATGCTCCCAAATCACGGCAAgagcaggaggagctgctTCTAAAGGCCAAAACCCTGCTGTTCGAGAAGACCAAGGTGAACaaacagcaggagcagcagataTCAGTGCTTAGGACACAAGTGGACTCGATTAAGGATGTGCTGCAGGTGACCAAGGATATGTTGCAGCTAAAGACCGCCGAATGTGATCACACGCAGGCTCGTCTGGAGAAGAGCCAGCAGTGGATCAAGGCGGAGCAAGACAAGTGTGTGCTCACGGAGAAGAAACTAgccatctccaaaggagtgtaTGACAAGTTGCGTTCAGAGTACGACACGCAGTCACAGATATTCAAG GATCTTAAGTCCGCGTACGAGCAGAAGGTCAAGGTTCTCACAAAGGCTTTGGCAGAAGCCAAGAAATAG